Below is a window of Geomonas oryzisoli DNA.
TAAAGAGGGTATGGATATAACCGCGCCGATTCTTTTTCTCGTGTTCAACCGCCCGGAGACGACGCGCAGGGTCTTCGAGGCGATTCGCCAGTCCAGGCCGTCACGCCTGTTCGTCGCGGCCGACGGCCCGCGCGGGGAGGTAGCCGGTGAACGGCAGAAGTGCGAGCAGGTCCGGGCGATAGCCACCGCGGTCGACTGGGAGTGCGAGCTCGTCACCCTTTTCCGCGACCGCAACCTGGGGTGCAAAAAGGGGGTCAGCTCGGCGCTCGACTGGTTCTTCAGCCACGTCGAAGAGGGGATCGTCCTGGAAGACGACTGCCTCCCCGAACCCTCGTTTTTCCGGTACTGTCAGGAGCTTCTCGCCCGCTACCGGGATGACGCCCGCGTCATGCAGATCTGCGGTCTCAACGTCCTCGGGGAGTGGCCGGGGAGCGGCCACAGCTATTTCTTTTCCGGCTACGGGCCGATCTGGGGGTGGGCCTCCTGGCGCCGCGCCTGGCGCCACTACGACGTGGAGATGAAGCTGTGGCCCGAAGTGAGGGGGAATGGGGTGTACCGTGACTTGTGCCAGGACGGTGCCGAGGCGGCGTACCGGCTGCAACTCTACGACCGGCTGCACGCCGGCGAGATAGATACCTGGGACTACCAGTGGGGATTCGCCAAGATGGTCAACTCCGGGCTCTCCGTCATCCCCGCCGCAAACCTCGTTACCAACATCGGTTTCGGCGCTGATGCTACCCACGTCAGCGACGCTACCGATCCTTATGCCGAGCTGAAGGTGTACCAGGCCGACTCAGTGCTCAGGCATCCGCCGTACCTCGTCCGTGACCGGCGCGCCGACCGCAGGTACCTGGAGGAGTTTGTTGGTGTGAAGCCTGCTTCGTTCCGGGAAGCGGTCCTGAATCTGGTGAGACGGAGGGGAAGATGAGCGAGACCCCCTACGCCCTGCTCATGTCGACGGCGAACCGGCTCACCATGAGTCACTTGCGGGAGTTCTGGCGCTCGCTGCTCGT
It encodes the following:
- a CDS encoding glycosyltransferase family 2 protein; the protein is MDITAPILFLVFNRPETTRRVFEAIRQSRPSRLFVAADGPRGEVAGERQKCEQVRAIATAVDWECELVTLFRDRNLGCKKGVSSALDWFFSHVEEGIVLEDDCLPEPSFFRYCQELLARYRDDARVMQICGLNVLGEWPGSGHSYFFSGYGPIWGWASWRRAWRHYDVEMKLWPEVRGNGVYRDLCQDGAEAAYRLQLYDRLHAGEIDTWDYQWGFAKMVNSGLSVIPAANLVTNIGFGADATHVSDATDPYAELKVYQADSVLRHPPYLVRDRRADRRYLEEFVGVKPASFREAVLNLVRRRGR